The following coding sequences are from one Ornithodoros turicata isolate Travis chromosome 1, ASM3712646v1, whole genome shotgun sequence window:
- the LOC135377944 gene encoding protein unc-93 homolog A-like gives MNREEANGQSSWRLSSYAPRQPSHQENAEQPEPAPPEGNAPGPPRLRRNLLLLGASWFLVQSGSLSLSQLQTSVLNPERGLGAASVGAVAAASLVSCLFLAPLCVRLAGLKATLGASMLLHTPYSIANFYPHWATVLPCSFVLGIGAGPLATAAAAYVVQLAQRQETLLAPGAPPGATLAQYLAVFLASGQLAQAFGSLLAHLLLSESGSAAWRPGEACGADFCPGTTANLTVATAAPATSRFQLCVLHAALGWIAALLVFLLLDPLEAPVTLRAPISSPMQLLLTTARQLRNPYQVFLVPLTVFSGLELSFVAEDFPKAFVACSWGGRYVEPFLASLGLSGAFWAAGLGWVLPGFRAQTLLLGAVVHVGLIVLLLAYPPSHLLAILLGAATAWGLADAAWTAHVLAFYAMAFQQSPEAAFASCHLWRSVGSLASRGYSNYVCTDTKMYILLCALTIGVAGYFAVDTEARRIRPQETTILLTNQPSSSGRTPQTAPVVPAVDSVTGIPIFLPAGGTAVLLPSSQPVPTRQHDPS, from the exons ATGAACAGAGAAGAAGCGAACGGCCAGAGTTCATGGAGATTGTCTTCGTATGCACCGCGTCAGCCATCACATCAAGAAAACGCTGAGCAACCTGAACCTGCACCACCAGAAGGCAACGCGCCTGGTCCACCCCGACTTCGTCGCAATTTGCTTCTCCTGGGTGCCAGCTGGTTCCTTGTGCAGTCGGGATCCCTTTCCCTAAGTCAGCTACAGACAAGCGTCCTCAACCCAGAACGCGGTTTAGGTGCAGCGTCTGTAGGCGCTGTTGCAGCCGCATCGCTCGTCTCCTGCCTCTTTTTGGCGCCACTTTGTGTGAGGTTAGCAGGACTTAAGGCCACACTAGGCGCCTCTATGCTGCTACATACGCCTTATTCCATTGCCAATTTTTATCCACATTGGGCAACGGTGCTGCCTTGCTCGTTTGTCTTGGGAATAGGCGCCGGACCACTTGCTACGGCGGCTGCTGCCTATGTAGTGCAACTAGCCCAGCGGCAAGAGACATTGTTAGCACCTGGAGCACCTCCTGGAGCAACTCTTGCACAGTATTTGGCTGTCTTTCTTGCAAGCGGTCAACTGGCCCAAGCATTTGGCAGCCTGCTCGCACATCTGCTACTGTCTGAATCTGGTTCAGCTGCATGGCGTCCGGGCGAAGCTTGCGGAGCCGATTTCTGCCCAGGAACCACTGCCAATTTAACCGTTGCAACGGCTGCTCCAGCAACTAGTCGCTTTCAGCTCTGCGTCCTGCATGCCGCACTTGGATGGATCGCGGCACTCCTCGTTTTCTTGCTATTGGATCCCCTTGAGGCCCCTGTGACATTAAGGGCACCTATAAGCTCGCCAATGCAGCTATTGCTCACTACTGCACGTCAGTTACGCAATCCGTATCAGGTGTTCCTTGTGCCGCTAACTGTGTTCAGCGGACTTGAACTCTCATTCGTTGCAGAAGATTTTCCCAAG GCGTTTGTCGCCTGTTCGTGGGGTGGCCGCTATGTTGAGCCGTTCTTAGCTAGCTTAGGTCTCTCAGGTGCCTTCTGGGCGGCCGGACTAGGATGGGTTTTGCCAGGATTCCGGGCGCAAACTCTGCTACTGGGAGCTGTAGTGCACGTCGGACTTATTGTACTCCTGCTTGCCTATCCACCGAGTCATCTCTTAGCAATTCTCCTCGGGGCGGCAACCGCCTGGGGCCTCGCCGATGCTGCATGGACGGCTCATGTTCTCG CCTTCTATGCAATGGCATTCCAGCAAAGCCCAGAGGCGGCGTTCGCTAGCTGTCACCTGTGGCGTTCCGTGGGTTCGCTGGCATCTAGGGGCTACAGCAACTACGTGTGCACAGATACGAAGATGTACATTTTGCTATGCGCACTCACAATAGGTGTGGCCGGCTATTTTGCTGTCGATACAGAGGCGCGAAGAATCAGGCCCCAAGAGACTACTATCCTTTTAACTAACCAGCCATCTTCTAGTGGAAGAACTCCACAAACAGCCCCCGTGGTACCTGCAGTAGACAGTGTAACTGGTATACCAATCTTTCTGCCTGCAGGGGGAACCGCTGTTCTTTTACCGTCCAGTCAACCAGTTCCCACCAGGCAACATGATCCTTCGTAA